In the genome of Dromiciops gliroides isolate mDroGli1 chromosome 1, mDroGli1.pri, whole genome shotgun sequence, the window GCCCATCATCATTAGACTTTACCTGTGTTCCTTCTATTGCCCTCCAGAGACAGAAAACCTATGTTCTCCAAGTAAACAACTTGAGTCAATTGTTGAACAATTTCCACTGAACAAACTGCCACTGGTATGACACTTCTTGTAAATATCCACTACTATCTTGGCCGAATAGAACCTGTTCTGCATAAAATCCAGAAACTTTTCTATTGATAAGTCGAAAGTCTTCAGGAAATTTCCTTATGGCCATGTATACataggtattttatttatttattttttttttgcggggcaatggggttaagtgacttgcccagggtcacacagctagtaagtgttaagtgtctgaggctggatttgaactcaggtactcccgaatccagggccagcgctttaaccactgcggcCATCAAGCTGCCCATATACATAGGTCTTAAACCAATACTACTGTAATTTCTGTCTCATCTCATGAGTGTGGGACAGTCTTGTATGGCAGAGTTCTAACTCTGCCATCCCTCAATAACGGAGTGGAATAAAAcctgatttttcaaagatcaggCACTTCTCTCCTGGCCTGCTCCAAAGACATTAATTCTTGGCTTGTGGCCAATTGTTCATGATTATTCTGGTCGAAGGAGATTGATTCAAATTAATtccattagggcagctaggtggcacagtggatagagcaccggccctgagttaggagcacctgagttcaaatccagcctcagacacttgacacttactagctgtgtgaccctagcaagacactttaaccccaattgcctcaaaaaaaaaaattccacacaAAAGTAATTACACTAAATTACATGGATGATATATTCTTTGAAGGAAACCTCAGCAATCTATCTTCCCTTTCTTATAATTGGAGCTGCTGCCTCCTGAAATATCATAGATCAACTTCCCTTCCTTATGAAGATCATCATGGTTTCATATGCTTAGGTCCTATAAGATAGGACAGCTAAGTTCATACTTGTTTCACTTGGCTAGTGACAAAACCACTACTCAATTTGGGCTTCAGATATCTAATGTAATGATCACCAGGTTATTATTATTGGAAGTGGAAGGTGCCCATCCAAACTTGAATGAGCTCTAGAACACTAGCCGTAGACAGTTCAATTTAAAGTCAAGAATTCCAACTTGTGGGTGGAATAATGAGTCTTATTATAACAAGGTCCCTCTTTTAGTGATTGCACAGTATCTTAAGATTTACAGGTAGAACAGACCTTAAGATCCTCTAgctcagttgaaagaactggggattTAAGTGTGGAAAGAGAATACTGGAGGGATATGACACCTTTCTTCAAGTATGTCAATGGCCATCATGAGGCAGAGGGATGCTATTTGTTCTAAGCCCTCAGAAAAGGCTCCAAAGTGGGGgcaagctaggtgatgcagtggatagagcaccagccctggagtcaggagtacctgagttcaaattcggctccagacacttaacacttactagctgtgtgaccctgggcaagtcacttaaccccaattgccctcactaaaaaaaaagaaaaaaaaagaaaggctccaaAGCTCAGAGAGCATACATACTATAACCAGGACCAATGGATAGAATTTGCAAAGAGGAATTTAGCCTTGATGTCAGGGGAAAATGTCTTAATAATTAGAGGTATCCCAAAATTGAATGAATTTCCTCAGGAGATAAAGAGTAGATTTGTTGAAGGTCTTCTTACTTTCTGGTGGAGGCTGAATGATCATTGGTGGATATATGATggcaaggatttctttcatgtacAGTTTGACTATATGATTGATGCATGCTGAaatctcttccaaatctaaattttATCCTtgtctaatctcttcattttggagatgagaaaaccgagaccCACAGAGAAGAGAATGGTGTTTGAAATTAAGTATTTGAcgtggagtaaggaagacatgtccaaatcctgccttggatacttaAAGGTAtccatatgactctgggcaaattacttgactttttttgtcattcagtttcctcatgtgtaaaaaatgaagagattagactagatgatctccaaagtcTCTAAACTATGAGACtgtgagatgaagtgacttttctTACTAGATATAGAGGGAAACATGAGGAAAGCACTAGAGGAGAGTGTCTAATGATATGCTAGCTTCAAGGGGTAGCCAAGTTTCTGTGATTATGAGGAGATGGAAGAAAGTAAGTTAGAAGAGATCTAATATGAGCAGTAGTTTGTAATAAATAGAACAGTGGTTCCACAGGGCCTACAGGAAGGAACACTAAGAATAGGATAGAGACCTGGAAAGAATAGAGCTGACATGGATAGATACAAGGGCCATATGACACCTTTTTGTCCTACTGTTTTCCAAACAATCAACACATTCTTAAATGCCTCTTATGGTGCTAGGTAACAGGGCATaagtagaaaaaaagacaaacaaattcAAACTGTAAGATCACAGAgaaattttgtgtttgttttttttttgtttttgcgggcactgagtgttaagtgacttgcctagggtcacacagctagtaagtatcaagtgtctgaggtagcatttgaactcaggtcctcttgaatccagggctggtgctttatccactgcagccacctagctgcccctcacagggAAACTTTGTAAAGAGCACACAGTTCTTCACAAATCTCAATATCAGCCATCAATTCCAGAAAAATTTTCAGCTCTCATTTACATCAGTAGAGAAGATCCTGAATGCCCTGGGGCTCCTGTTCTCAAGACAAATTAGAGTTCTCTTTCACCACCTCTCAGACCCCCTTTATGTTTGTTCTTCATACTACCTACAGCTTATCCAAAGCATTGTGAGAAATGTAGTATTTTTCAACTGAGAcaatggaaagggagaaagaattaTAGACTACCGACCTGAAAGAGAATTAGAGACTATCTTCTTGAACTTGCATTTTGaagatgggggaaatgagacccagtgaggttaagtgTCTCCTCAAAGTAACACATCTGGTAAGTGGTTGAGCTGGTTACTGGAACCTCACCTCTGACTCTGGTTCAGTATCTTCTACTTGTGCTAGctaagtagcaaaaaaaaaaaaaaaaagtacgtgTGACAACAGAACAATAGCCTTATTATTTCACTAGTATTCAGAAAATATTAGAAGAACCAGAGCTAGGTATCCAGGGTGCTAGATGGATCTACTATGGATGGAtttctagaaaaaaattgaaaagattcaTACAAGAACCAAGGCATGGATAGGCTGTGATTTGACCCCATGTAGGCAGTGCCCATGTTAATGGTATCCTTTATCCTTTGAAGTATTACCTTTGTCATGTCCCCTCATTGGTAATTCCCCAGACTATCTGTTCTTGGCAATtgatttctccttccctttattAACTGCACTGTTGCTTCTTATTGTTATAATCTACATAGATCAGATCAAGATTGGAAAATAACAATAGGGAGGTGAAGTAGAGATTTTATAGCTCACCTAAAGAAACTCaagtaagaaaaaaggaatgggCTTTTTCCATTACTCAACACAAAAGAGTTAAAATATAAGATGTTCTGCCCTGAAGAAACGTTGACCATTAACAATACAGAACCACACAAGATTGAACAGCAGGCAAAATTATCAGTCCATGAAATTAAAGTATGCATTTAGAAAGTGCTCTGTCTAATACCGACAGATATTAATTGAAGAAAGACCCTCCATCTTTGCATTCAACGGACTACCTTAAAGCCCACAACTAGCTTCTATAGTGACCAAATATACCATTATTCTCTTCTCTTATGCAAATTAAGAATAACAAGGATAGGTGGATCATGTTTTTGACACTCAGACATCAGGAATCAATGAATTTTGGGGGGTGAAAATCTtttcaatatgcatctagataATAGGGCATATAAGTCAGAGAAGCTCTAATTTGAAATTCCTTTAGGATGTCCATGCACCTGACTATCTTTGAactgtctcttttttcccctagatGACTTTTTCCCAAGATTTTTAGCCAGGTACTCAAGGCCATCAAAAACCTGgcatcattctttcctttctaattttatccTCGCACATTCTTCCTCCCAGTATACTGTACTTGAGCTAAACTGGACCACtcatagtcctttttttttcccaggcaatgagggttaagtgacttgcccagggtcacacagctagtaagtgtccagggtGTTTGAAGTCGtattgaacttaggtcctcctgaattcaaggtcaatgctttattcactgtggccacctagctgccccctcatagtcCTTTCAACTTGACTCATACTTTCCTGTCTTCATGTCTTTGCGCTATACTCATTCCTGAAATGGCCTCACCATctatagtcaatcaatcaatcagtcagtcagtcagtcaatcagaaAGCATTACTAGCTTACTCTGAGCCAGGGCAGTGGGGTGTTAATCTCTGGAGATATTACCTTTATCTATTGAATCCTATCCCTCCTTTTAATGCCTAGCTCAAGTATTACAACTTAAAATAATAGCATTACAGGAACACTCCCTCTAAATCAGCAATGGTCCATTATTCTTTGGACGCTTAAACTTTggatatataacttgtttgtctTATGTACTAATCACATGCTagttatattataattatttacataGTGTGGGCaccattttttctcttccatctccaaCTCAGACTATAAACTCCATGCTGGAAGGAGCTATGTTTTATCaatctttgtatttttctttatggacatttttgtattttctttagtTTCAGTGGATTTCTTAGGAGTAAGAGGCAGAATGGCATAGTTTTGTTTAGCTGGTTTCAGAACCAGAAGATCTAGATTTTAGGGGTTTGCTCATGCCACACCTAttgactgtgtgattctgggcatgACCCTTACCTCTTAGGGCAACTAAGACTATAATTGgaagagaaagtgctgacctgaattgtagagggagtttcttagTTTTGGAATTTTTCTATATCAATAAAACCCACAGTCTACTCTATGCTTCTTGGGATCTATATTTGGGAACACCACAGTTCTCCTCAGTGATTCCAAGTGGCTCCCGACACAAGACCTTGTCTCTTAAATACCagttttgggcaaatcatttaaaccctttttggatttcagtttcctaatttgtaaaataaggggttggattcaatgaccttctaaggtccctttcatctctgaatCTTGATCCTACAGTCTTATTGCCCTGGTGATGTTGAAATGTATCTGAATCATGAAACAACCACGAGTCTCTCTTGTGGGTGGGGCAGATAGAtgtagagtggatagaatgccagacctgagtcaggaagacctgaattcaaatcccgtctcagacactgactagctgtgtgaccctgggcaagtcaatagatcctttttgcctcaggttttcatctatgaaatgggtataataatagtacctaacctGCCAGAGTTGgtgataatcaaatgaaataataattgtaaagcacttagcacagtgtctggcattggtatagggctataaaaatgttagcataTCATTAtcccttaagcaaatcacttaaactgcTACCAcattgtcatctataaaataaggttgcTGGATTAGAGGAAAATCTAAGATtcctttctaaatctatgattacaTAGCAGCATATTTTAAGcaagtgaaaacaaaaacaaaaacaaaatataataacacATAAGTATAATATATGTAGTTATATGTCCATATTTTGGGAAAGGGTAGAGTTTGCATCTTATCAACACAGGAACTCACAGGATAGAAATTATTTCCACTGGCAAAAATGATAAGTCTGAAATTTATAGTatagaaagttgcctgaggcCTGTGAGATTctgagctagtatgtgtcagagggcaGTACTTAACTCAGGCCTTTCTCATTCAAaggccagccttctatccactgtctGTTCCCTCCTATCTGCATTCTTTCTCAGGGCAATACCATTGAGTTTAGCATATTTAGCATCTAGAAGTTACCGGATATCTAGGTCCACTGTTGTATATAGAGTGACAGTGGGATGCTACAGGCAGAGTAAGTAGAAGAAATACTTTCAGTGTCTGGTGAGTGACTACTCCTGCAGTACAAAATAGCAATTGGGTGCTGAGGATCAACAGTGGCAGACATCATATAGAGCATGCAAGGGATATAGGGCAGGCTATTAGCTGTCAAGAtaatgatacaaatacaaacagagCTTCCCAAAGAGTGGACTGCCTGTTTCTAACCTAAGGAGATCACATGCCTTCACtgtggaaaaggaagagacaatgaatgtggcatagtggaaaaggGCAAGGACCCtcagtttatttgtttctttttaagtttaTAAATGAAGTTGTTGTGACAGTGAAGTAAAGACAAAAAGTATCagtaaaatgtctttaaaaatagctttaaGTGAAGACTGCagaagttcatctagtccaaccaacaGCAGACTAATAATCAGTCAATAACTGAAGCAACAAGTATTTTGGTGGCCCTgtgaatacaagtacaaagaatgaaacaaatctCTActttcaatgagcttacattctaatgggggaaacaataagtatatataaaaatagtatACAACAGAAATATGATTTTACTCCTACTGAACAGAGTGGATAGAATCAGGTTGTccaagaggagaggaaaaggcaaCCTGTTATATTCACTTCCTGATGAAGCTACAAAGGCAGGGTGGGCATGAATGTTGAGGTGATAGTAAGATTTCTCCTCAATTGTCTTCTTCTTATcctagttgcattaattttgtttgtgcagaggGCGGTGAAGGGGCGGAGTCAGCGGCGGGCGGATGGCGGTGGCCGCGGGCTTCTTTCGAGGTGCTAAGCAGGAACGCGGAACGAGACGCTCGCGGCGGCAAGCGAGGTAGCAGCTGCTCCCAAGATGCACAGCCTGGCGACCCGCCGCGCCTGTGCCTACAGCATTGGCCCAGGTGGATAGAGAGAAGATCTATCAGTGGATCAATGAGCTGTCCAGTCCGGAGAcgagggaaaatgctctcctgGAGCTCAGTAAAAAGCGCGAAATCTGTTCCTGACCTTGCCCCCATGTTGTGGCACTCTTTTGGTACTATTGCAGCTCTCTTTCAGGAAATTGTAAATATTTACCCATCTATCAATCCACCTACCTTGACTGCACATCAATCTAACAGAGTTTGCAATGCTTTGGCACTACTGCAATGTGTGGCATCACACCCAGAAACGAGGTCAGCATTTCTTGCAGCCCATATCCCCCTCTTCTTGTATCCCTTTTTGCACACGGTCAGCAAGACTCGTCCCTTTGAATATCTTCGTCTCACCAGCCTTGGAGTTATTGGGGCCCTGGTCAAAACAGATGAACAAGAAGTAATCAACTTCTTATTGACGACAGAAATTATCCCTTTATGTTTGCGCATTATGGAATCTGGAAGTGAACTTTCCAAAACGGTCGCCACATTCATCCTTCAGAAGATTCTCCTGGATGACACTGGATTGGCCTATATATGTCAGACATATGAACGCTTCTCCCATGTCGCCATGATCTTGGGTAAGATGGTCCTGCAGCTGTCCAAGGAACCTTCTGCCCGTCTGCTGAAGCATGTGGTCAGATGTTACCTTCGCCTTTCAGATAACCCCAGGGCTCGTGAAGCACTCAGGCAGTGCTTGCCTGACCAGCTGAAAGATACCACCTTTGCCAGGTGCTCAAAGATGACACCACCACAAAGCGCTGGCTCGCACAGCTGGTGAAAAACCTGCAGAAGGCCAGGTCACCGACCCCCGAGGCATCCCCCTGCCCCCTCAGTGAccttccccattccctcccaCTGTCCCCCCAGCCTGGGGAAAGTGGAGGGAGAACCATCGAGGAAAGCCTCTAAGGTTTTACCGCTGACCTCAACGCCAAACGTACTGGAGAAAAGGACAAACCCCACTGAGGCATACGGTGCCAACCTGGACTACCCTGAAGATCTGGCCTCTCATTCTGCTGCTCTGAGGAATGGGTTCCCCTCCCAGCACCCCTCCTAGCCCAGGGTGGGTTGCAATACCAGCAAATGCAGTAATACAGCATGCCCAAGACTACCCTCCCTTACATTCTCCCTGTTCTCTGACGGGAGGGGATACAGTAACAGGCAGCTGCAGCATAGGGCATGGTGGATGCCTGGGACCAAGCCATGTGGCATTTCCCATTTTTGCCTTCCTATAAGACTTGAGACATGTCTCATCATTCTGTCTCAGTGgtgttctttgttcttttttccctcaaGGAGAGAGCTGTGTATATAGTGGGCACAGACTGAGATGTTCAGCAAACCTTGTCACTTGGTACTGTTTACAAATCTTTTAGCTACACaagctaagttttttttttaaaagattgtccAGGCGTTAATCGCAGCCCCTGTTGGCAAGCCAGTTATAAGCTGCATTGAGCCATTTGGAGGTAGGGGAAGCGTGGGAGGGGGTGAGAAACAAGGGAAAAGCCCAAAGACAGTAGAAGCCCACCACCATTATTGCTCCCTAACCCTAACCttgactgctgctgctgcctgccTGCCCACCCACCTCTCTCCGTCCCCTCCATTGATAGGCCTTGTTTCTCACTTCAGCTGCTGTGTCTTCTCATGTCCTctcattttctgttctctttgtAAGAGACTGTCCTTGGACTGGAGGGTGTGCAAACAGTCCTGGCCCCGTTCCTCAAGCTTTTCCTGGACTTTCCCCTTGGAATGCTTTGTAATAGGGTGAAGGTTGAGTTGGAGGGCCTGGGGCACATTTCTGTAGCTCCCGTTGCCTCACCGTTCTACTTGAATCAGTATTAGCTAGCTGAGTCTGCTTTATAGCTATATCAAGGGCAGGGCCCCATGTGCTTGATCCTTGTCCCCCTTGGCACATTCCCTTTTTGCCTGGAATTACAGGGTTGCCattaaaagattattttcctATTcatacagtgaaaaaaaaaatcccaaacccctttccctctctgcctcttgTGCCGAAGTGGCTGGGCTTCCGCTTTGGGTGGTAAGTTTGAAGCCTCACCTAATGCCCAGACAGGTGATGGGCCCCTCCATATTTCCTATCCAATGTAGGTTGATAATATCCCCCAAACCTAGAGAGGAGGGACTAGTTCTTCCCATTTGAGATTAGCTTCGAGATATCCAGCAGTTTgctggtggggggcggggtggaagAATCACAGGGGCCAGGCTCGCAAAGTGTTTCCGAGGCAACTTTGCCAACATAAGGGCTCTTTAAGGTCGACTTCACAAAGGGAGCCGGCCTCATTGGTTGGTCTCTGCCTCTTCAACCCAACATAGCCACCACTGGCAGACTGTAGGTTGGTTAGAGCTTATCCCAGATCCAGTGTTGGATTCTGTGTACTTGCTAACTTGGCTACCTTctagaaggagagaggaagcgTGCCCTGCAGAATCCAAATCGGAGGAAGAAAGGGTTTGAGGAAAGCCAGAGGCATCATGTGCTGCCTGAGCCGCCTGGCTCCATTTGGCCCATCATCTACAAGGAGAGGAAGCCCATGAGGGGAACCCTGATCCTTGCCAACTTTACTCTTGCTGAGCCAAAGGTTTTCCACTCCCCCCTGCTGGGGAAGCCACTGAAGCCCAGGGCTTCCTGGGAAGTTGTCTTCTCTCCTGTCTTTTGGTGCATTGGCCATGTTACTGTGCCAATAGTGTCTTAACTCTTGCCCCATTTTCCCTCCCCAATCAGCCTTGGATCCCATATAGGAGGCAGGGAAAAGATGGGTATTATTCCTTGCAAGGTGGTTTTGATTTCATGTATGTAAAGAATacttcattttgtgttttttttcatccCAACAGGATTGAAATAAAACATGCTtctgttttgtaaaaaaaaaaaaaattttgtttgtgcaaaacttttcaatttcatttaatcaaaattacctctgtgtgtgtgtgtgtgagcacttCTATcctttatttggttaagaatttccTTTCTGTCCTTAGTTTTGAAAAAGGTATgtgaatgttgttgtttttttaatagtatgaaCTTTAATAGTCAGATCACATTGTAAGTTCATTGTGATAAATGGAATGCTATTCTAAGCTTATTTTATGCCAgacagttttccagttttcccagttatTTATATTGTTAGAATTCTTCACTACGTAGATTATGTTTTAGGATTTCTCATTTACTGTATTTAATTATTTCTGATTGAACTAAGTTtaattatgtctgattctttctcATCTAGTCTCCACAATTTATATGACTTTTTATCTTAAAACTAGaa includes:
- the LOC122735618 gene encoding LOW QUALITY PROTEIN: CCR4-NOT transcription complex subunit 9-like (The sequence of the model RefSeq protein was modified relative to this genomic sequence to represent the inferred CDS: inserted 2 bases in 2 codons; deleted 2 bases in 2 codons), encoding MHSLATAAPVPTALAQVDREKIYQWINELSSPETRENALLELSKKRESVPDLAPMLWHSFGTIAALFQEIVNIYPSINPPTLTAHQSNRVCNALALLQCVASHPETRSAFLAAHIPLFLYPFLHTVSKTRPFEYLRLTSLGVIGALVKTDEQEVINFLLTTEIIPLCLRIMESGSELSKTVATFILQKILLDDTGLAYICQTYERFSHVAMILGKMVLQLSKEPSARLLKHVVRCYLRLSDNPRAREALRQCLPDQLKDTTFXQVLKDDTTTKRWLAQLVKNLXEGQVTDPRGIPLPPQ